The following proteins are encoded in a genomic region of Glycine soja cultivar W05 chromosome 17, ASM419377v2, whole genome shotgun sequence:
- the LOC114391833 gene encoding uncharacterized protein LOC114391833 isoform X1: MSWLFKSNHPDPESSNLHDCTVIHSSSPPQAAADRHGVKDDISHIFRGVANFLAPPPSSSSSSSSSSSSSSSSSSSSASAGDSSSLQALTGIRNDLVEIGGSFKNSLSRISSNKAVTGISKFASQLLQLEPDQQRSNDDDAVPGTTKDIVRFVKEISARPQCWTEFPLPLHNADFSMSNSQREHALAIEQLVPEFIALRLNLCSYMNVEKFWMIYFLLILPRLNQHDFERLSTPKIVEARDVLLQKLGERKNLQAGEPEKPRTVDTYQEGREDSERESISSEQNQILTEVTNAVEGLEVDDTISSEKWLGDTDIDASSLASCTKLQQEEDVSFSDLDDDRSYSSDKLSGYREAHDIRGSSPEGATSDWVRLRKSSESDGRKKVIRVKGKDSEDESNDWLTVDDFN; this comes from the exons atgtcttGGCTCTTCAAGTCCAACCACCCCGACCCAGAATCTTCTAATCTCCACGACTGCACCGTTATCCACTCGTCTTCGCCGCCGCAAGCCGCCGCAGATCGCCACGGCGTCAAGGACGACATATCGCATATTTTCCGCGGCGTCGCCAACTTCCTCGCTCCGCCGCCGtcgtcttcctcttcttcttcttcttcttcttcttcttcttcttcttcttcttcttcctccgccTCCGCCGGCGATTCCTCCTCCTTGCAAGCTCTGACCGGAATCCGGAACGATCTCGTGGAGATCGGCGGAAGCTTCAAGAACTCTCTCTCGCGCATTTCCTCGAACAAAGCCGTCACCGGAATCTCCAAGTTCGCTTCTCAGTTGTTGCAGTTGGAGCCTGATCAACAACGGAGCAACGATGACGACGCGGTGCCTGGAACCACGAAAGATATTGTTCGTTTTGTGAAGGAGATTTCTGCGCGGCCTCAGTGTTGGACCGAATTCCCCTTGCCGCTCCATAACG CAGATTTTAGCATGTCCAATTCTCAGAGAGAACATGCATTGGCTATAGAACAACTGGTACCTGAATTCATCGCACTAAGGCTGAATCTTTGCAGTTACATGAATGTGGAAAAGTTTTGGATGatctattttttgttaatactTCCAAGACTAAATCAGCATGATTTTGAGCGCCTATCAACTCCCAAG ATTGTTGAAGCAAGAGATGTGCTTCTTCAGAAACTAGGAGAGAGGAAAAATTTGCAAGCCGGAGAACCTGAAAAACCAAGGACTGTGGATACATATCAAGAGGGTAGGGAGGACTCTGAAAGAGAAAGTATCTCATCTGAACAAAACCAGATACTGACTGAGGTTACAAATGCAGTAGAGGGTTTAGAAGTTGATGACACGATTAGCTCTGAAAAATGGTTGGGAGATACAGATATTGATGCTAGTTCATTGGCTTCCTGTACAAAACTTCAACAGGAAGAGGACGTCTCATTCAGTGATCTAGATGATGATAGGAGTTATAGCTCTGACAAATTATCAGGCTATAGGGAGGCACATGACATCAGGGGTTCATCACCTGAAGGTGCTACTAGTGACTGGGTTCGGCTGCGTAAAAGTTCTGAGAGTGATGGCAGGAAGAAGGTTATCCGTGTAAAGGGTAAGGATTCAGAAGATGAGTCAAATGATTGGCTCACTGTTGATGATTTCAATTAG
- the LOC114391833 gene encoding uncharacterized protein LOC114391833 isoform X2 has product MSWLFKSNHPDPESSNLHDCTVIHSSSPPQAAADRHGVKDDISHIFRGVANFLAPPPSSSSSSSSSSSSSSSSSSSSASAGDSSSLQALTGIRNDLVEIGGSFKNSLSRISSNKAVTGISKFASQLLQLEPDQQRSNDDDAVPGTTKDIVRFVKEISARPQCWTEFPLPLHNDFSMSNSQREHALAIEQLVPEFIALRLNLCSYMNVEKFWMIYFLLILPRLNQHDFERLSTPKIVEARDVLLQKLGERKNLQAGEPEKPRTVDTYQEGREDSERESISSEQNQILTEVTNAVEGLEVDDTISSEKWLGDTDIDASSLASCTKLQQEEDVSFSDLDDDRSYSSDKLSGYREAHDIRGSSPEGATSDWVRLRKSSESDGRKKVIRVKGKDSEDESNDWLTVDDFN; this is encoded by the exons atgtcttGGCTCTTCAAGTCCAACCACCCCGACCCAGAATCTTCTAATCTCCACGACTGCACCGTTATCCACTCGTCTTCGCCGCCGCAAGCCGCCGCAGATCGCCACGGCGTCAAGGACGACATATCGCATATTTTCCGCGGCGTCGCCAACTTCCTCGCTCCGCCGCCGtcgtcttcctcttcttcttcttcttcttcttcttcttcttcttcttcttcttcttcctccgccTCCGCCGGCGATTCCTCCTCCTTGCAAGCTCTGACCGGAATCCGGAACGATCTCGTGGAGATCGGCGGAAGCTTCAAGAACTCTCTCTCGCGCATTTCCTCGAACAAAGCCGTCACCGGAATCTCCAAGTTCGCTTCTCAGTTGTTGCAGTTGGAGCCTGATCAACAACGGAGCAACGATGACGACGCGGTGCCTGGAACCACGAAAGATATTGTTCGTTTTGTGAAGGAGATTTCTGCGCGGCCTCAGTGTTGGACCGAATTCCCCTTGCCGCTCCATAACG ATTTTAGCATGTCCAATTCTCAGAGAGAACATGCATTGGCTATAGAACAACTGGTACCTGAATTCATCGCACTAAGGCTGAATCTTTGCAGTTACATGAATGTGGAAAAGTTTTGGATGatctattttttgttaatactTCCAAGACTAAATCAGCATGATTTTGAGCGCCTATCAACTCCCAAG ATTGTTGAAGCAAGAGATGTGCTTCTTCAGAAACTAGGAGAGAGGAAAAATTTGCAAGCCGGAGAACCTGAAAAACCAAGGACTGTGGATACATATCAAGAGGGTAGGGAGGACTCTGAAAGAGAAAGTATCTCATCTGAACAAAACCAGATACTGACTGAGGTTACAAATGCAGTAGAGGGTTTAGAAGTTGATGACACGATTAGCTCTGAAAAATGGTTGGGAGATACAGATATTGATGCTAGTTCATTGGCTTCCTGTACAAAACTTCAACAGGAAGAGGACGTCTCATTCAGTGATCTAGATGATGATAGGAGTTATAGCTCTGACAAATTATCAGGCTATAGGGAGGCACATGACATCAGGGGTTCATCACCTGAAGGTGCTACTAGTGACTGGGTTCGGCTGCGTAAAAGTTCTGAGAGTGATGGCAGGAAGAAGGTTATCCGTGTAAAGGGTAAGGATTCAGAAGATGAGTCAAATGATTGGCTCACTGTTGATGATTTCAATTAG